cttttgacaattttcaGGAATCCTTAAGTGTCGGGTATTTTGCCAAATGACTCTCAGTTTGAGTTTGATGTGTTTCTCCCGGTTACACTGGGGTTTATAGGTTTTTAGAACTATACCGCAGAGGTGACGTATCCTTCTCATCACTTCCCATCAGGGATACATACTATCAATATGACTTACCActagtttctccactgtaaagttacttttcTCCCCCAGCCATATTCTATTCTTTGGAAACAAGTCACTAAATCCAAACTACACTTAGGGAGGGGCAAGGAATCTCACTGAGGGGAAACATCTATGAGATACACAAATTATCGAGTACACAAATTAATTGGAACTCATTTGTAAGGAAGATCTGTTTCTTCTAGctttaccttttaattttaaattaatcaaattgagtaaaattaaaaatttaatatctcAGTCACACTAGCTACATTTCACCAGCTCCATAGTCACATGTGGCATATTGGACAgagcagatatagaacatttccatctgaaatttccagtggttaggactccacacttccactgcaggcagtacggattcgatccctggtcagggagctaagatcccgcaagcctcgcagcatggccaaaaagaaaattctacaagatgaatactccaaccaaaaaatgggcaaatgatatGAACAGGCCacctcacagaagagaaaaatacacatttatacatGTGAAAAGCTGATCATCCTTATTAGGAAATAAATGTTACATtacattttaggaaataaatgtaacaataacattaaaaaaaaaattccatcactgcagaaactTCTGTGGACAGCACTGACTTAGAccattcttcttttaaaacataatgcacttaaacatatgaatttctTCTAAGAACTGCTTTAGCTCTGTCCCATAAATTTTGCTGTTTTCAATATCATTCAGttcacatattttcattttttccatagtGATTTCTCATAGGAGCTACAAGTTGTTTAGAATCAGAACCAGGACTAGGGTGAGCCTAGACCACAACATTAAAGAGGATTGTGAAACACAGGCATGGCACGTTTGCGCTTTGGGCTCCTGGCAACCCTTACTCTGGCCCTAGCCCTGTTTGCTTCATTATATTGCTTCATTTcaaaactttgggttttttttccttaattatctttctgtttgtttttttttgtttgcttgttgtttgttttgtttttggccatgcctcaagacttgtgggatcttagttccctgaccagggattgaaccctagccctcagcagtgaaagcaccaagtcctaaccactggaccgccaggaattcccatatctttctgttattgatttgcAGCTCAATTTTCCTGCAATCAGTGGGTAGTTACAAAAAGCCCTATAACTCATGTCACAATCGATGAACTATAGTACACGAGCTTGAGAACAAGATAAGAATGTTCACTATAACCACTGCAGTACAACAAAACACCTGGAATAGCCAAGATAATTTTCAACACCAAAGCTGGAGAACTTAAACTCCCAGATatctgtattagggttctccagagaaacgcAACCAATAGGATATAGAGGGATACATGAGGAGGTATGTTATGGGAATTGGCTTATGTTAAGTTCCACCATATGCTGCCTGCaaactggagaaccaggaaagccagtgatATAACTCAGTCCAAATCTGAaagcccaagaaccaggagcTTTGATGTCCAAAGGAGAGATGGAtgtcccttccttctcctttgttCTCTTAGGAATGAACCCACATCCCATCTTAGGGACCATCCACATTCtcttggatgatgcccacccacattgctgaggatttatatttttactcagtctactgattcaaatgctaatctcttctgaaaacaccctcacagacatacccaggAATAATGTTTACCTAGCTATCTGAGCATCCCTTAGCCCAATCAAGtcgataaaaaaaattaaccatcacacaaaCTTAGGCAGAGCCCCAGTAATTAAGAGCTATAATAATTGTGGCATTAGCACAAGACTAGAGCACTGGACAAATGGAATGGAGTCCAGAAATACATATACAGCCATCTACCTGATTTACACAGAGCTTCCACCGCAATACAGTGGCGTGGTCTTTTTAGTAAATGGTGGTTGATTTGaatacacatatgaaaaaattaacattgatacctTGATTTATCacaccataaattaaaaaaaatacatttgagcTAGATCAGACCTAACTGTGAAAAGCTATATCGtaaaatttccagaagaaaacatgagagGAATATGTTCTTGGCAGACAATTTCTTAAACAGAACATTCCATGAAGCACCACTCTTTGTACATATGTACACCCATGAAATCACCATCGAGGCCAAGATAAGGGACGTTTTCAGGGTCCCAGAAGTTCCCTAATGCCCTTCCCAGTTGACagtctatagttttgttttttaagaggaGGAGCAAGACTTGaataggcacttaataaaagAGGGTAATATtcaagtggccaataagcatgtgaaaaaaaaattctcaaaatcattactcatcagggaaatgcagatgaaACTACAGTGCGATACCACTACAACGTCAAGAGAATAGCACTAATTGTTACTGAACAAAACTTGAGTCTGCTAGCCCGAGCTCAGTAAAGCAAATCTACTGACACCATgttgtgatgaaggaaagtacTGCGTTTATTGCAAGGCGTCCAAAACGGGACCAAGCaagaacaggcagctcatgctcaaaagacccaaactctgggatggctttcagggaagggtttttaaagacaacaTGAGGGAGAGGGTGGCAGGGTGTGTGATCGGCTCATGCACAATTCTTATGAccattggttggtggtgaggtaaccagGTTGTATTTCAgtagtcaacatcatcaaccttctggttccagctggtctgggggtctacatgctggtgggcagcatacagttaacttcttctgTCTTCTGGGGGTTTTAgtttctgcaaaacaactcaaggatatggctcaggatattatctgtagcccctgaggagaaattaaagatccttgactttgttttatggctaaactattattgttttgtcttgcttgcttgattgttttattttgtttctgcattttctcagttCTCTAATTAAATTCGCTCTTTGGAACATGGGGAAAGCCTAGGacctaaagcttttctacaaataagagacagggacatgggggtggggggtctgtccctgggaaggccctgcagggtcctgctcagttataTATTGAAAAGGACTGACAGTACCAAGTGTTGGAGCTGTAGAAATGGAATTCACagtattgttggtgggaatacacATTGTTTCAATCACTTTGAAAAAGTGTCTGGCCGTATCTACACACTAGAAAGCTAAATCTATGCAGTTTCAGAACTTCTTATATCTATATTtagacatatagatatagatatcttaAAGAAATTACTATGAAAGACAGACACACACTCATAGCAGCTTTATGCAAAATAGCAAAATTATGAGCCTCCAAGTTCAGGAACAATAAAATGGATACATAAAACTGTGCCATATTCATTCaagggaattctactcagcaatgaaaaagaatgtgccACAGCGACACACAACAAGAACGTATCTcacttatttaaaagaaaacaaagaccagaccaaaaaaaatctattgtgttattctatttacttaaaatttagaAACAGGAAAAACGAATCCCTGGTGGTTGAAGTCAGAAAAGTGGTTACtttggggaggagagggtggctGGGAAGGAGCATGGAGACTTCGGAGTTACTTGACAGTGGAGAGATGAAGCAGATACAATCTCAGTCACTGTAAAGCCAGACAGGCGCTGACACTGGTTTGCTGGCATCTATGAGCCACTACGTACAGCTGACCTAGCCTCAGTTCAGCTTTTTGGGATTTCTGCAGGTGGgtagaatataatttttagcCAGAACCCCTGCTGCAATACGTCTGGAATATCTCGTGTTCATAGCCATCCTCTTCGTAGTTTTTTCAGGTGACACTTGGGATTCAGTGTTGGTCACAATCATGGATGCTGCCTCTCTTGGTCCTGGTTGAACTGAAGTTTGGATCTTGACCTCTGTTTCAGGAGGCAACCCTTCCAGTTGCTCTGGCTTTTTAAATGGTTGATGATTCTTGGTTTGGTGctccattttctccttcaaaGTCAAAAACTGTAGCCGACACTTGGAACATTGAAAGACCCTTTTGTTCCAGTGCCTCCAAGCATGATTTACGTAGGATGTCACCACTTTGAAAATTCTGAGGCAAAACAGACAAAGCAAACTGTTCGTGTTTTCATGCCATGTTCTGAAATGTGCTTCCACATCAGCAAAGGCTGACGATCTGTAATTGCAAACCTGGCACACATAGGGCATTTCGCCAGGTTTATGATTGACCTTCATGTGCTGTAAGAGAACCTGATCTGTTTCAAAGGACAATTCACAGATTTTACAGACCGAAGAGGGCTCCTGGGAAGTGTGGACACTTTCAATGTGACACTGCAGCTGGAAGGGGGTGGGAAACTGGCGGTGGCAGTGCCGGCAGGTGGTGTGGATTTCCCAGCCGTCATCCCTCTGCTTCTCAAATTCAAAATGGTTCTTCACGTGGGTCATAAACTTGACATTTTTTAGAACTTTCAAGCAGCTGAGGCATTTGAAGGTTGTGTGGGTCTTCCATTCTGGCTGCCTGTCTCCTGGATGCCGTCCATAGTAAAAATCATCAAGTAACATGATCAGATTTCCTTTCTTGGGATCAACAGTCTTGTTTTGACTTGCTAGACTCGAAAAGTCTGTTTTTGCCAGCCTTTCCAAGCTACATGCTCCATCTGGATCCATAACATGGTAACGTGCCTGGTTATATGCATGAGCCCATGGAAATGATGCCCCACTGTGAACATGGCTTGATGAGGTCGGGACACCTTCCGGGGTCATACTCGTGTTCTTTGTAGGAAGGTTACCTGGAGAGGCCATAGCTGAGGCCTGTCCCCCTGGGATTCCATGGCTGACTTTAAGTCTTTTGGGATTCCCACTGTATATATTCATATCTGAAGTGGGACATCGCTTTGAATCACGAGGACTTTTATCCTTGCCTCTTACTGAGAATGCAGCTCCAGGTAGACAATGAGGCCACGGAGAGAGCAAATCTGAGGAATTGTGAAGCACGACTTGCAGAGAGCTCATTTTATAATCAGGTTTAGACGAAGGCTCAAAAATAATAGGACTATCTACATCTCCCCATTCAGATTGAAAAGCCGGTGAAATGGCTGCTGGCTTTGACATCGGGGTCCTGCAATTTGCAGGCTGCAATGTGCAAGTGGTATCTTGACTCACGTGACCCTTCTTTCTTGTTGAGGATGAGTCCCTGGTCACTCTGTTCAAAATGTTAGAAATGACCGGCTTTGAATTTGAAATCACTCTGACGAAGAGGGTTTCAGCATCTTCATTGACATGCTCCACTCCAACAAAGATCACCTCAGCACTGTCCTCGTCCTCGTCTCTGGGTTTGGACCCTCCCATCTTCTTCTCTGGTCGTTCTGGGGCTTGTGCTTCCTCACACAGAAAGACGTGTGCCATTTTACAATCGCTTTTTGCTTGAAGTGGTCCCTTCTTCTACTGCTTTCTTTTGGCAAA
Above is a genomic segment from Balaenoptera musculus isolate JJ_BM4_2016_0621 chromosome 14, mBalMus1.pri.v3, whole genome shotgun sequence containing:
- the LOC118880069 gene encoding LOW QUALITY PROTEIN: zinc finger protein 280A-like (The sequence of the model RefSeq protein was modified relative to this genomic sequence to represent the inferred CDS: deleted 2 bases in 1 codon; substituted 1 base at 1 genomic stop codon), translated to MPALLQSLMGALGPPWGDKAKVGPGGWRVRGKDKSPRDSKRCPTSDMNIYSGNPKRLKVSHGIPGGQASAMASPGNLPTKNTSMTPEGVPTSSSHVHSGASFPWAHAYNQARYHVMDPDGACSLERLAKTDFSSLASQNKTVDPKKGNLIMLLDDFYYGRHPGDRQPEWKTHTTFKCLSCLKVLKNVKFMTHVKNHFEFEKQRDDGWEIHTTCRHCHRQFPTPFQLQCHIESVHTSQEPSSVCKICELSFETDQVLLQHMKVNHKPGEMPYVCQVQLQIVSLCXCGSTFQNMPKTLETQVQPDPAPSGCHRGALESAHAPTRPRCQSDRSARPRAGTWQPITGDSGRASGGAGGGGVCGAGGLRRRSRLRLRPGSASGPGSASGPVSCRPFWLRLRRGPWRCRSGP